DNA from Sorex araneus isolate mSorAra2 chromosome 6, mSorAra2.pri, whole genome shotgun sequence:
GGGGCGTTTCTGGATTGCCCAGGCCAGCTCTGACCCCTGGAACAGTGCCTGCTGCCTCCACCAGGCCCCGCGAGCCAGGATGTCGGCCATGTGTGTGCTGAGTGACAGGTCCGTGCCAGCTCCAGTGGCCCGGGACGCTGGGGCCCTCCGGCAGCTGCCAGGCCTGCTGATGGAGAAACAGGAGGAAGTCTGGGGACATACTTTGGGGATGAAGCGCGATGGGGAGCAGAGTGGGGTGACCCTGAGACTCAGCAACTCGGTACAGAGAGGATCTGAACTACAGTGTGTGTGGTCTTTTGTGGGGAGAGGGCGAAGGGATGGGAGGAAACCACGTGATCAAAGTGCCCTTGGGTGCCTCACACGTGCAGCTGGGTGCTGCCCTCATTCCCTGGGACACTGGCCCTCACCTCTCCAAGCCTGCTGAGCTGGGAACCCTTCTGTGCTTCTTGGGTCAAAGGCCTGTGTCGGAGCCCCTGGTCAGTGGATGAGCTGCCTGCAGACAGACTGTGCCTAAGGCACAGAGGCGGGGCCAGGAAATGTGAAACCCAGaaaaggaagtgtgtgtgtgtgtgtgtgtgtgtgtgtgtgtgtgtgtgtgtgtgtgtgtgtgtgagtgcgcgcATGTTTGCAGggccaggcacacacacaaggcatgtgctcctcTACAGAGCCAAATCTCCAGCTTTCAGAAGAAAtctcgtgggggccagagaggaaatAGAGGGTATCAGGCACTTGTTCTGCAGGCACCAacccaggggaccaggtggtcccctgagcatctctgggtgtagctcTGGAGGCCGCCCAAGCACTACCTGGATGGCtggggtggtccctggcactagAGCCTGCACAGTGCCACCTTCGGACCTCACATTGAACACATGGCCTGGCTGGTGGAGAATGACCAGGCACTTCCCCCTGCTCCTCAAAATCAGAAACCCTGCACTGCCCCTCCATTGGACACTTTTCAGCTCTCTGAATGCTGCAATCAGGGGAGTGGAGGCCCCCAGACATGGCCGGCTGAAAGAAAGGGCTCAGCCCCTTCCAGCCCGGTGCTGTTTCTGCTCTGACCCGTGACTCCTACACTTCCTGCCTCAAGAGACAAACTGGGATCCCCAATTTCTACAACCACGGGTCCCACAGGGAAGACAGGACACCAGGGGATCAGGACACGCTTTATTGGGAGGCGGGGCTTTGGCGCCTGCTTTACCATGACCACCTGCTCTGGAAAAGACCGAGAGCCCACTACCTTGGCTGTCCTCTTCTGAGCCCCAGTCAGGCAGGCGAGACCGCGACTTACATGGCCAGAGAGTCAAGAAGACCCCCGCAGAATGCCCTCTCCCTTGTCCAAGGTCAATGCCCTTGAGGGCAGCactttgaactttaaaaaaatagatcaatgaaAGGTGGGAAGAATCAACTACCTCAGCTTTGGGAGCCCCACATGGCGGTGttcggggctacacccagtggtgctggggatggagcctgggggtCCCATGTGCACAGCCTGTGCTCAGCCGGtggagccctgccctgcccctgtggAGAGAGAGTCATCAGCAATGAGGGGTTCGGTGCACTCGGTACTTCTCTTTGGGGTGAGGGTACTTCCGGCACTCTGTGAAGTCAGCAGGGCTGATCCAGGAAGACAGGGGTCTCAGGCTCCTAGGCGCGGTGGGAAAAGGCTGGGTGGTCTCCCTGAAGGTCTCTCCTCACCCCACTGGGGAGCTGTGGCCGCAGCCCccggcctccccccagccccggaaTCACAGGGCCTGCACCAGAACCAAGAGGCTCATGACCAGGGCCATGGAGaagaagatgcccaggaagaaGCGGTCAAGGACGCGAGCCAGGCGCTTCCAGTCCTCGAGGCGGCGCTGGGCGGCCCGGTGGCTGCGGAAGGCGCTGGCGATGGTGGCCACGTGCTGCAGCAGGGCTTCCTGCCGGCACAGGCACCGCAGCTCCCGGCAAGGGCCTGCCGGGGGCCCGGCCCCTCTCCCGGGCGGCTGCGGGCTGGGGGGGCGTTCTGGGGGGTTAGACTGCCCACAGGGCTCTCCTCGTTCCCGCACACACAGACTCCGGGCAAGGCGTCCCAGCAGGAGGGCGCGAGCCCAGGCGGGCATGGGGCGGGCGCTGGGCCCGCAGTAGTGCAGGTTCATGATGAGGATAGTGAGCGCCGTGGAGAAGGTGACCATGGTCATGGTGGCCATGTAGTACTTCCCTGAGGGAGAGAGTGTGCTGGGCCCAGACACTTCGGCCTGTGCCCGCCCATGACCCCGGCACAAGAGCTCAGGACCCTCAAGACGGAAGCAGGAAGGGGGAGGGCCGAGACTCTCAACCAAGTGGGTTCTGGAAACAACTCGTCTCCCCAGTGCTTCCCGAGCTGCTGGCGGCTGAATTCACCCACAGTGGGAGACTCAAATATACCCGTAGAACCTGGGGGTGTCAGTGGCCCTGGGCCAGCACTAGCACCGCACCCCAGGGGGCTGCGGAGATGCTTCCCTGCCTTGATAAAGgtcaccctcccacccaccggCCCCTCGGGACTtacatggtttgggggccacacccagcagatctcagagcttactcctggctctgtgttcagtgatcactcctggagggcttgggggaccatatggggtgctggggactgggtcTGGGTCacctttgtgcaaagcaagcagctttcctccccaccatctctctggacccatcCTGAGCCGCATTTCCCTTGTTAGCTTGATATGGGGACCTTGATCTCCCTCCACCAAACACTACATTCCCCTTCTAGGGCAGGGGATATAGCTcaatggcagagcacttgccttggctgtgtgaggccctgggaaaCACAGATGCATGCATGCAAACAGAACACACCGACAGATGCATGCgtgcagacatacacacactcacatggacGCATGTGTGCAGACACATACTCACAGATGCacgcatgcagacacacacagacacatgcgcgCAGACCCAGACGCATGCGTGCagacccacacacgcacacagacgcATGCGTgcagatacatgcacacagacgcaTGCGTgcagatacatgcacacagatacatgcaaacacacacaggtgcacacagacacatgctccCACCCGCCTTTCTTCCAACCCCGAGGCACCTCCTCCCAGGAAGGGGGCACATTTCTTCCCCTCGCGTCTCAGGAGGCCAGGAGCTCCCCGTCTCCCGTTGAAGCTGACCCTCTTAtcccaggcccagggctgccgCTCCCGTGGGGTGAGGCCAAGGCGCCTGGGCAGAGCCGGCGCGCACTCACCGATGAGTGGAACGCTCTCGGCCGGGGGCATGCTCTCGGCCAGCAGCAGCTGGAAGACGGTGAGCGCCAGCAGCACGGTGACGCCAAGCGACACCTTCTCGCCCGAGTCGGCGGGCAGGTGGAAGGCCAGCGGCGCGAGCAGCGAGATGAGCACGCAGGGCAGCAGCAGGTTGCACACGTAGGCGGCGGCGCGGCGACGCAGCAGCAGCGTGAAGGTCACGTCGGGGTAGGGTTCAGAGCAGCAGCCGTAGGTGAGCACCCGCCGGCGCGCCGGCATGCCCAGCACGCGCCACTCCACGTTCTCCACGAAGTCGGCCAGGCTGGCGGCCTCGCCGCGCGGCCGCACGTCCAGCTGGTGGCCGCCGTGCGTCCACGAGCCGAACGTCAGGCCGCAGCGCTGCGCGTCGAACGGAAAGGCCGACACGTCCACGCGGCACGAGCTGCGCGTGATGGCCGGAGCGTCCCAGCGCACCGCGCCGTTGTGATGCAGCACCACGTGCGTGCGCGCCGAACCCGTTGGCTGCGCGTCGGCCCTGCGAACACGGGCGGGGCTGCAGAGGCCACGGGGACCAGacggccccgccccaccaccaTCCCTGCACTGGCCTTCCAGGAGCCACGCCGGAAGGGGCACAGCTGGAACCCAGGCAGTCTCAAAAGGTTTGCGGAAAAGTGAGCGCCAAAAGTTGACAAAGTATCTTTACCGGGATGCCAACTGCCAACCCCCTAATAGAAGGGCCAGGTGTTTTGTTGGGGAGCCACGCCCGatgtgatgctcctggctctgagctcagggatcactcctggcaggttcaggggaccatgtgggatacctgggatcgaaccctgcaagccaagcgccctacccgttgtaaTGTCACTCAGAGGCCTAGAGTGGTGAGGTTTACAGAACAGCTCAGGTGAGTCAGGAATATGCCAGAGGGGCGGCCCAGAGGGGAAGTCTCTAGGCAGGTCCTGGAACCCTAAGGACCTAGGGTGCTGCCTGGCAAGGGGGCCCCCACACCTCTGACCTTCTCTAGGTTCTCTGGATACATCCGAGTAAGACTGGCTTGGGATCATTCAAAATTGGGGTGTCATGGAGGGCATGTGAGTGCCTGGTAGCTTAAAAGGGTCCTGATGGAGAGCTTCTCAGTCTGCCTAGCACCCGGGGTTAGATGAGTGGAAAGGgtgagggggtgggctggggaggggacgcATGCGCAGAACCAAGGACCGCTCCTGGGAGGGACGGGAGAGGGGAGGACCCTGCAGTGGATACTTGTTATAGAGGACGATGTCCGGCCTCCACACGAGCGTGCTGGGGATGCGGATGACGTCGAGGCCCCCGTAGGCGTCGGGGTCCCACTGCAGATAGGCATCTGTCCACTCCTGTCGGATCCACAGGTACAGGGTCAGCACCTGGTTCCGCTCATCCTGGTTGGTGGGGGCACAGAAGGCAGTGGGTCCAGGTGTGGTTGTGTGTCTCTTCACACCCTCCCTGGGAGCCATCTGCAGAGCCCagctgctgtcttttttttttttttttttttgctttttgctttttgggtctcacctggagatgcacaggggttactcctggctctgcactcaggaatcacccctggcagtgctcaggggaccatatgggatgctgggattcgaacccgggtcggccacgtgcaaggcaaacgccctacccactgtactattgcttcagcccctcagctGCTGTCTTGTCcattcccaccccagcctgtcttccctgggcctccttcctcagcactgcaggggttAATTTCTGTGAGGCTGGCATTAGGGCACACCAGGGGTCCTCAAAGGTCGGTGCTGGTACTACTGTTAAACATttactggggttggagtgatagtacagtgggtaggtcattttccttgcatgcagctgacccagtccCATCCctaaggtcccccgagcctgtcaggagtgatccctgagcacagagctaggagtaagccctgagcaccaccaggtgtgtcccttaaatcaaaaatgaaaaaataaagaagggcaACATTTACTGAATAGATGTTGGGGGCATAATCATCTTTCCCGCTGTTCCAAACCCTGTTAAACACACACCCCAGGCGACAGGCAGCACAACAAACCATGTCGATGATCTGAGACAGTGTCACCTCCAGGGTCACGTTCAGAGCCTGGTCCGTGTCTGCCACAGGCCTCAGGGCACTTGTGTAGTTGGCAAAGAGGTCCCGGAACAGCTTGTGAGCCAGcctgccctctgctcccaggCACCCTGGGGATGTGAACAGGGTTGTCCCGCTGTGTCATGCTTCTGCCGGTGACTCCCTATGACTAGCTGTGGCCCTGCTCCTCCCTGGCCTGTCTCCAGGGATACAGGCGGGGAAAAGCCGAAGAGTTGGTGCCACCTTCTGGAGTAAGGCTGCTGGGTTTCTTCcctgtccttccctccaccaggggcACAAATGTTGAAGGAGCACAAACAGACACAAGATCCCTCTCATCACCCAGGCACTGGTCCTgtccatgtggtccctcaaaccTGTTTTGCTTCTCCAGTTGTTCTTCAGGTGATTGCTTCAAAGCTCCTGATACTCTGTGGCCCTCAGACTGGGGagacaggctttgcatgctgggaactcagatttgatccctggcaacatggtcccctgagcatcattggcaGTAAACCCACCACATaccagctctgccaggtgtgcccaaaatcagaaaaataaataaagcaccatctggggccgggctggagcaatagcatagcagtaggacatttgccttgcatgcagccaacccaggttcgattcctcagccccccttggagagcccagcaggctaccgagagtatctgcccccacggcagagcctggcaagctacccatggcgtatttgataatgccaaaaacagtaacaagaagtctcacaatggagacaatactggtgcccactcgagcaaatcgatgagcaacgggatgacagtgacagtgacagtgacagtgaccctctggggccagagagacagtacagcgggtagggcatttgccttgcacgtagccaatccgggtttgatccccggcattcagtatggtcccccaagcatcatcaggagtaattcctgagcgcagagccaggagaaacccctgagcaccaccaggtgtggtccaagatTAATAAAGTACTAACAATCCTCCCTGTAAACAGCTCCaacacttggggccagagtgatagtatagtgggtaaagacttgcacacagctgacctggggactatccctggtatccctgagcactgccagaagtaattcctgagtgtagtcaggaataatccctgagcatctctagatatgattcaaaaaaacaaagacaagaaaacaaaacaaacaaacaaaactccaatACTCAGTAGCTCCTGTGCTCTCGGGCTTCAGTCACTCCGAGTCCTCAGTAATGTGGCTTCTTGGTGTTTTCAGCTCGGTCCCGGCTCCCACAACAGCCAGGCCACCTCCTCTGCAGCGGcgtcccccactgcccccagggAGTTTGTTCTCACAGCGCAGGGAGAAATGAGGAGCCCAgagagactggggtgggggggatgcgggggagagggggaggacgGGAGCAGCAGCTGTGTCCTGGGGGCCTCATACCTGGGAGGCAGGGGAGCAGAAGCAGAAGGCCCAGGCTGGAGACAGAGAGGGTCAGGCCACGGCGGGGGCTCCTGGGCACCATGGTCCTACCCCCGCTAGGTGGGTCGTGGGTCAGCTCTCGGGGGAACCTTCTGTCCCACCTCAGGCAGCCTAAGGAGCTGCTGGCAAAGCAAAACTGGTTGCTGCTGGAGGCTGCTGACCTCAGGGAGCCCTGCCTAGGCCCTTCCAgtgcctcccctctgccctctgccctctgccctctgcacgCACCAGCGCTGGTGGGTTCCAGGCCTCCTGCTGGGGCTGCTGCCATTTCTCCTTCCCTGCAGCTTCCTCTTCCCggctctgtctctttctgtcctgGCCCTCCGCTCTCACTCAGCCCTGGTCTCTGTCCTTCCCTGTCCTGGGGACTCGCTGCTTTCTCCGCCTCTCTTTACCAAGACCTTGCCCTCTccaccctctcctcccttctcgcTGTTTCAGCCCCGCCTtcctcccactccatcccccagaCCTGGGCTCTGGACGGCCTCAGTATGGGGCAGCCTGCAGAGTCTCAGGAATAAGcaggtctcccccacccccaccccaccccccccatctgCTCTTTTCATTTGCTTACATTACACTTCATTCGCCTCACAGGGTTGGGGCACCCTTGGGAACAGCAACTGAAACACACACCCCCAGGCCTCCTCAATTATTCAGACCCTGTGAGGCAGCACCCAGGCTCAGTGCCCAGGCTGAGGAGCTGGAGTCGGGATCTGCCTGACAACACAGGGCCAGCAcatgggggggtgtgtgtggggggtgacaGTCCTTCCAGCGAGGGCCTCACTGTTGAATTCTGGAGTCTCTTTCCGACGGCCCCCGGTGGGGGATGGACAGCTCTGTCCACACAGCTTTCTCCCTTCTGGTGGGAGTAGTGCCACAGCTCAGGCTTAGCTCTGCCTTCCCGACCCCAGCCCCAGGGATCTCCCTGTCCCCGGACGCCCCGGCAGGACTGGGCAGCAGGGAAAGCAGAGGCTGCAGGGGTTCAGCTCTCTCTGGTCTCAGCTTTCTCCACCCGCTTGGTGGAATTGACAGTAGCTCTTTCCCAAAGCCGGAGGCAGTGAATAAGACGTGCTGATGCCGTGAGCAGGAGGGCACAGGAGGGCTTGCTTCACCACCTGTGGCACTGTGTGGCCCttgggagcacagagcagggagcagaccctgaacaccactgggttttCCCTTCCCCTGtactataataatataaatataataagaaataaatataatggactggagtgatagcacagtgggtagggcatttgccttgcatgcagccaacccaggtttgattcctccatccctctcagagagcccggcaagctaccgagagtgtcccgcccacaaggcagagcctggcaagctacccgtggcgtattcgatatgccaaaaacaggaacaagtctcacgatggagacgttactggtgcctgctcgagcaaatcaatgaacaagggacgacagtgcaacagtaaaatctataaatattataatagagggaaaatttaaagattaagtatcaatttaattttttaaataattaaaaatatatttaaaaaatcaatttaatcaGAATCAACACAAGAGAAAAAACAAGGAATGGAGACTGTATTAAAGAGGTAGTGGGtggatagtacattgggtagggcatttgccttgcaggtggccaagctgggttctatttctggcatcccattcatcaccctgagcacctcaaggagtaattcctgagtgcagagacagaaatagcctctgggcatcactgggtgtgacccaaaaagaaaaaaaaagttagtggaTAAGAGGGTAAAAAGAACCATAGACAGGAGACAGGGAacgaacagaaaacaaaaagcttggggctggagcaatagcatagcgggtagggtgtttgccttgcaagcggacaacccgggttcgaatcccagcatcccatatggtcccctgagcaccgccaggagtaattcctgagtgcagagccaggaggaacccctgtgcatcaccaggtgtgacccaaaaagcaaaaaaaaaaaaaaaaagctaaacacCTAAATTCAAACTTACCAGTATTGGTGTTAAATGTAAACAGCCCAGGACTGGTGAGAtggtatagtggggagggcatttgccttatttgTAGCCAGCCCAGGTgcgatccctggtgtcccatatggtcccaccaggagtgaaccctgagtgcagagccaggagtaatccctgagcacttctgggagtggcccaatgaccaaaaccaaaaccagacccCCTCCCTGCAAAAAAGCAACAATGTAAAATTAAGTGGCCAAGACACTTAACCAAAGAAGTATCACAGATGGCAAACACACTAACAGTGGCCAAGTATGAGGAATTAGGATTAAGAACCTCCAACtggagatattacagcaggtagggcccttgccttgcatatggtcatcctgagtttgatcccctgagccccgccaaatATGATCCgaatgcagaaacaggagtaagccctgaacactgctgagtgttgcacacagccaacccaggttcgatccctggcaccctatatggtcctctgaaccttccaggagtgacacctgagcacagaaccaggaattagcCGTAAattctgccaggtgtgactgctgggtatggcccaaaacctaaataaatactGCTGCCCATCTATTAGAATGGCTAGAATAAAAACCAAGAGAGGTTTGGAAGTTGAGGTTGAAAAGTTGAAAGGAGAGGTTGGAAAGTtactataacatttttttttatgctACTAtgacaatgctcaaggattacactcaggaattactctgcactcaggaattactcctggtggtgctcaggggccatatgggatgccagggattgaaccaaggtcagtggatgcaaaacaagtgcctgacctgctatactatctctccatttccaaACTTTGAAATGTTGATTGAACAAGCAACAGCACAACCACGCTGGAAAAATGAGTTTGGCAGTTTCTTGTAATCTTACACATCATTTTCACATGATCCTATATAAAAATTCATGCATGAATGTTTAAACAGTTCTATTTGTGAATGCCAACTCTGTAAAGAAACATATGTAAATGGATAAACACACTGGTACTTCCTGATAGtggaatattttctatttcatgctAGCAGTCTGTGAAACACAGGGGCATATTAATCAGTGAAAGAGGCAGCTTAGAAGGGCTACATAGGATATAATCTCAGCGATAGGACATTCTGCAAAAGCAAAGCTATGGAGATAGCCAAAATAAGTTGTGTCTCCAGAACATGGGGAATAGTAGAGAATTTTTAGGGCTGTAAACAAtactttatgatgaaaacatttGCCCAAACCCATTGTAAATTCAACACCAAGAAACTAGCTATGGACATTGAATATGAATACATGGGGGCAGGTACTATACAGGAAATTATACCATCCACTCAAATTTATTAACTTAAAAttgctcttaaaaaaaataaatctacgGACCAGAgatacagcacagcaggtagggcacttcccttgcatgcggctgacctgagttgaatccccggcatcccatacgctCTCTTgctcaccgccaggagtgatccctgagtgcagacaggaggaagccctgagcacagcaagatgCGGCCCAAACTCCCCTTCCAAGGAATCTAATGGGAAAATGGTGGTGACATTTTGAAACATTGGTGGTTATTAGTATTCTGCAACTATAAATGATTTTAATGCCACTGTAAACTATgatacctcaatttaaaaaaatctaggtggagtggagagatagtacaggggataatgTTGctttgggtggtgcttgggggtaccatatggtgccagagattgacccAGGAGTCCGTCGTGCCATGAGTGTGCTCCAGCTTTCCAGAACTTTAGGGCCtatacctgtggtgctcaggtgtcaGAATGGTGTGCTGGGGGCTGTGTactgggctcctgcatgcaaatcatgtgccgACCCATAGAGCTACTCTCTGGCCCATTGGGGGATGTGTATTGGAGTCAAATGCTAAATTTCTTAGACCGCCTTCTCTTATGGTCATACCCAGAAAATTTCTCAATCATGTATATAGACTAGTTTCTGAAAGAAACCCTATCAATGCAAAGTATCTAATGGATGCTAGTTCATTTGTTCATTAGatgaattaaattttatcaacagtttaatttctgttctttgggccatacctagccaAGCTTGGGGTTGCTCTTGTTggtttggggaaacatatggcACTGGGAATGGACCCTGACCTTCCGCATGCAAgccatgtgctcagcccattgagctctcttcagccccaaagttGATGATTTTGCCAAGCGGTGCAACCTCActataaatatcatttttatttcctttcatgttCATTTATAGCGAATCCTATTCCTATCCCCAAGCAACTAATCTACTTTCTATCTTCACTAATGTGCCGTTTCTGGACTTTAAATACAAATAGACTTTTACTTGGCCTAATTTCTTGTTTAGgagttctttttaatttggggccgcACCTAGTTGTGCTCTGGGTCCTATGTATGATTGTGGGGCTTGACCCAGGTTGTcgatgtgcaagacaagtgccttacatgctgcactacctctctagcctcagtttagcataaatttttaaattaaaaatttttaaaggtaggggctggagcgatagcacagcaggtagggcgtcttgcacgctgtcgacccgggtttgattcccagcatcccatatggtcccgtgagcaccgccaggggtaattcctgagtgcagagccaggagtaacccctgtgcatcgccaggtgtgacccaaaaagaaaaaaaaattaaaggtaatCCAATGACATGATATGtttcttttggtggggaggaGCTTGGGCCATAcgcaggagtgctcagggcacactcctgattctgcattaagggatcagtcctggctgggcactggggaccataaatagtgccacagatcaaaccagGCACCAATGCAAGCACGAGGTCCAGcgcaagcaccttaaccattgTAGGAGCTTTCTAGCTGTTACTTTAAATTACCGAAGTTTCTATTGCATGAGCGTGTCAAGctcattttatttactcttttttttttctttttgggtcacacctggcgatgcacaggggttactcctggctctgcactcagggatcacccatgacggtgctcaggggacaatatgggatgctggaaatcgaacccaggtcggtcgcatgcaaggtaaacgccctaccctctgagctattgctccagccccatcattttatttattcttagagCAGTTAGTAGACAtcggttttatttggttttggaccatgcttggtgatgctcaggtgttactcgtggatctgcactcaagaattattcctggcagtgcttggggaccatatggggtgctaaggatggaacctgggtagggcctgtgtaaggcaagtgcccgctGGGCCATCAGTCTGGCCACTGGTTATTTTCTGTATGGGATGATTATGAATAATGCTAAGGACACTCACAAGATCTGGTTACTGTAGTGCACCTGGGGCGACACTCTTGGCTGTGATGCTTGGATTCTTAGAAGTGGCACCAGCTATCACTGCAATGGCAGAGCTGGGGACCTCAGAGCAGCAAAGTGGGGTGGTGCTAGACACTGCATTCATAGTCTCAAGAATGCAAAGCAGGTGTTCTACCAGTGACAGCCCTGCGCCGTAAAAACTGACCATTTCTGCAGCTCACTTTTCAAAGACGCTTCTGGTGAGGACAGCAGGACAGGAATACTTATTAGAAGCCCAACAATGCTCTGATTCAGTAATAGTGGGAGATTCCTAGCTG
Protein-coding regions in this window:
- the CHRNA10 gene encoding neuronal acetylcholine receptor subunit alpha-10, which codes for MAAAPAGGLEPTSAGCLGAEGRLAHKLFRDLFANYTSALRPVADTDQALNVTLEVTLSQIIDMDERNQVLTLYLWIRQEWTDAYLQWDPDAYGGLDVIRIPSTLVWRPDIVLYNKADAQPTGSARTHVVLHHNGAVRWDAPAITRSSCRVDVSAFPFDAQRCGLTFGSWTHGGHQLDVRPRGEAASLADFVENVEWRVLGMPARRRVLTYGCCSEPYPDVTFTLLLRRRAAAYVCNLLLPCVLISLLAPLAFHLPADSGEKVSLGVTVLLALTVFQLLLAESMPPAESVPLIGKYYMATMTMVTFSTALTILIMNLHYCGPSARPMPAWARALLLGRLARSLCVRERGEPCGQSNPPERPPSPQPPGRGAGPPAGPCRELRCLCRQEALLQHVATIASAFRSHRAAQRRLEDWKRLARVLDRFFLGIFFSMALVMSLLVLVQAL